One Aerococcus urinaeequi DNA segment encodes these proteins:
- the def gene encoding peptide deformylase codes for MITMEDIIREGHPTLRKRAEKITFPVSDEIRQLADDMMEFLRNSQDEELAEKYGLRGGVGLAAPQLDVSIQMTALLVPDLMDPENAEPLLNGVFLNPRVVSHSVEGICLREGEGCLSVDRDVPGYVPRHARITVTYNDIDGNAYKKRFSGYPAIVLQHEIDHLNGIMFYDHISEETPFALDEHTHLLADE; via the coding sequence ATGATTACTATGGAAGACATTATTCGCGAAGGACATCCTACCCTACGTAAGAGAGCTGAAAAAATCACTTTCCCAGTTTCTGATGAAATTCGTCAGTTGGCTGATGATATGATGGAATTTTTACGCAATAGCCAAGATGAAGAATTAGCTGAAAAATATGGTTTACGTGGTGGCGTTGGACTCGCTGCCCCGCAATTAGATGTATCTATCCAAATGACTGCATTACTAGTGCCCGATTTGATGGATCCAGAAAATGCAGAACCATTATTAAACGGTGTATTTCTAAATCCACGCGTTGTCAGCCACTCAGTTGAAGGTATTTGTCTACGCGAAGGTGAAGGGTGTTTATCCGTTGACCGCGATGTACCTGGTTATGTCCCTCGCCATGCCCGTATCACTGTGACTTACAATGATATCGATGGTAATGCCTACAAAAAACGTTTCTCTGGCTATCCAGCCATCGTATTGCAACATGAGATTGACCACTTAAACGGCATCATGTTCTATGACCATATCAGTGAAGAAACACCATTCGCTCTTGATGAGCATACACACCTGTTAGCTGATGAATAA
- a CDS encoding 2-oxo acid dehydrogenase subunit E2 — MAFVFNLPDVGEGMAEGEIVSWLVAVGDQVNEEDPIVEIQNDKSVEEIYSPVSGKVTELHYGEGDVAIVGTPLITFEGEGLEDNAASAAPAAEAAAPAEEAPAAPATGGGVYQFTLPDVGEGMAEGEIVSWLVAEGDEVNEEDSLVEIQNDKSVEEVASPVTGKIVRILVEAGTVANVGDVLAEIDAPGHNSEASAPTSTPTSTPASPAQEAKAADPAAAVSTNASAGNVPVASDPNKRVLAMPSVRQFAREQGVDITAVAGTGKNGRVLREDVANFNGSQAAAAPATETAQATATETAADKPVKKAPAAVADNSDRVERIKMTPMRKAIAKAMDTANHTAPSVTLFKDVEVSKLWDHRKKFKNVAAERGTKLTFLPYAVKALIAAVKKYPQLNASIDDASQEFVHKHYYNIGIATDTDAGLYVPNIKNADTRSMFDIADIINENAAKAHAGELKGPDMADGTVSISNIGSVGGEFFTPILNYPETAILGFGAIKPEPVVNADGEVVAGRVLKLSLTFDHRIVDGATGQQALNEIARLMADPELLLMEG, encoded by the coding sequence ATGGCCTTTGTATTTAATTTACCAGATGTCGGCGAAGGTATGGCGGAAGGCGAAATCGTTTCATGGCTAGTAGCTGTAGGCGATCAAGTAAACGAAGAAGATCCAATCGTTGAAATCCAAAACGATAAATCAGTAGAAGAAATTTATTCACCAGTTTCAGGTAAGGTTACTGAATTACATTACGGTGAAGGTGATGTTGCCATTGTTGGTACACCATTAATCACTTTTGAAGGTGAAGGATTAGAAGACAATGCTGCATCAGCAGCGCCAGCAGCAGAAGCTGCAGCACCTGCAGAGGAAGCTCCAGCTGCACCTGCAACAGGTGGTGGTGTATACCAATTCACATTACCAGACGTAGGTGAAGGTATGGCTGAAGGTGAAATCGTTTCTTGGTTAGTTGCTGAAGGCGACGAAGTCAATGAAGAGGATTCATTAGTAGAAATCCAAAACGATAAATCGGTTGAAGAAGTTGCATCTCCTGTAACAGGTAAGATTGTACGTATCTTAGTTGAAGCTGGAACAGTTGCAAACGTTGGTGACGTATTAGCTGAAATTGATGCTCCAGGTCACAACTCAGAAGCATCTGCACCAACTTCTACACCAACTTCTACACCAGCATCGCCTGCACAAGAAGCAAAAGCAGCAGATCCAGCAGCAGCTGTATCTACAAACGCATCAGCAGGTAACGTACCAGTGGCATCAGACCCTAATAAACGTGTATTGGCAATGCCATCTGTACGTCAATTTGCTCGCGAGCAAGGTGTTGATATTACAGCAGTTGCAGGTACTGGTAAAAACGGTCGTGTGTTACGTGAAGACGTTGCGAACTTCAATGGTTCACAAGCTGCAGCAGCACCAGCTACTGAGACTGCACAAGCTACAGCAACAGAAACAGCTGCTGACAAACCAGTTAAGAAAGCGCCAGCAGCAGTTGCTGATAATTCAGACCGCGTAGAACGTATCAAGATGACACCAATGCGTAAAGCAATCGCTAAAGCAATGGATACTGCTAACCATACAGCACCATCTGTTACATTATTCAAAGATGTTGAAGTTTCTAAATTATGGGATCACCGTAAGAAGTTCAAGAACGTTGCAGCTGAACGCGGTACTAAATTGACATTCTTACCATATGCAGTTAAAGCATTAATTGCCGCAGTTAAGAAATACCCTCAATTAAACGCGTCAATTGACGATGCAAGCCAAGAGTTTGTACATAAACATTACTACAACATTGGTATCGCAACAGATACAGATGCTGGTTTATATGTACCAAACATCAAGAATGCAGATACTCGTTCAATGTTTGATATCGCTGATATCATCAACGAAAATGCTGCTAAAGCACATGCTGGCGAACTTAAAGGACCAGATATGGCTGACGGTACAGTTTCTATCTCTAACATCGGTTCTGTTGGTGGGGAATTCTTCACACCAATCTTAAACTACCCTGAAACAGCAATCTTAGGTTTCGGTGCAATTAAACCTGAACCAGTAGTAAATGCTGACGGTGAAGTTGTTGCCGGTCGTGTATTGAAGTTATCATTAACATTTGACCACCGTATCGTTGATGGTGCAACTGGTCAACAAGCGCTTAATGAAATTGCTCGTTTAATGGCTGACCCTGAATTATTATTAATGGAAGGATGA
- the coaBC gene encoding bifunctional phosphopantothenoylcysteine decarboxylase/phosphopantothenate--cysteine ligase CoaBC encodes MLKGLNLTVVVTGGIAAYKVPDFVRTLIKAGANVRVALTPSAKQFVTPFTFEVLTKYPPLVEDIQSPDTVAHIALADWTDYAIVVPATANTMAKFANGIADNEALSMMLALNSPLLFVPAMNEKMWANPATQRNVDQLRLDGHIVVEPDTGFLAEGYEGKGRMPAPEAIFQSLLAFIAIGKQAKTLDLTGQRLLVSAGGTTEKLDPVRFLTNRSSGKMGLAIANVAALAGAQVTLVRTEHAKNLPVLPGIEVVTVESAQELYDRMHAHVADKDIVIMSAAVSDYRSANPADQKMKKGQLSNQDGLTIQLTENPDILASLPKEGHYTVGFAAETQNIIEYGRNKLVKKEVNMIVANDVSDQTIGFNADDNQVTLITKDSERTLEKQSKIGVAVELLAHIQDNIS; translated from the coding sequence ATGCTTAAAGGATTAAATTTAACAGTCGTTGTCACAGGTGGCATTGCTGCGTATAAAGTACCCGATTTTGTCCGCACCCTCATTAAAGCAGGGGCCAATGTGCGCGTTGCTCTGACACCGTCTGCGAAACAATTTGTTACGCCATTTACCTTTGAAGTGCTCACCAAATATCCACCATTAGTAGAAGACATTCAAAGTCCAGACACAGTTGCCCATATCGCTTTAGCCGATTGGACTGACTATGCCATCGTTGTACCAGCAACCGCGAATACAATGGCGAAATTTGCCAACGGTATCGCTGATAATGAAGCACTATCCATGATGTTGGCGCTCAATTCGCCACTTTTATTTGTTCCAGCAATGAATGAGAAAATGTGGGCTAACCCAGCTACTCAACGCAATGTTGACCAACTTCGTTTAGACGGCCATATTGTGGTAGAACCAGATACCGGATTCCTAGCAGAGGGCTATGAAGGCAAGGGCCGGATGCCAGCGCCTGAAGCCATATTCCAATCCCTATTAGCCTTTATTGCGATTGGTAAACAAGCCAAGACACTTGATTTAACGGGACAGCGTCTACTTGTATCAGCAGGGGGAACTACAGAGAAATTGGATCCAGTTCGATTCTTGACCAATCGTTCTTCTGGGAAAATGGGATTGGCTATTGCCAATGTCGCTGCACTTGCTGGCGCCCAAGTAACTCTAGTGCGCACTGAACACGCTAAGAACCTACCCGTTTTACCTGGTATTGAAGTGGTAACTGTCGAGTCTGCTCAAGAACTATATGATAGGATGCATGCCCATGTTGCAGACAAGGATATTGTCATTATGTCTGCCGCTGTTTCTGACTACCGGTCAGCTAACCCAGCTGATCAAAAGATGAAGAAGGGCCAACTATCTAACCAAGATGGCCTGACAATTCAATTAACGGAGAATCCTGATATTTTAGCAAGCTTGCCTAAAGAAGGTCACTATACGGTTGGCTTTGCTGCGGAAACGCAAAATATCATTGAATATGGCCGCAATAAGTTGGTTAAAAAAGAAGTCAACATGATTGTAGCCAATGATGTTTCAGACCAAACAATTGGTTTCAATGCAGATGACAACCAAGTGACTTTAATCACCAAAGATAGTGAGCGTACTTTAGAAAAGCAAAGTAAAATTGGTGTAGCAGTTGAATTGCTAGCACATATTCAAGATAATATTTCATAA
- the pdhA gene encoding pyruvate dehydrogenase (acetyl-transferring) E1 component subunit alpha: protein MAKLPVDYEAQLDAISAQFQMVQILDEDGNVVNPDIMPDLSDEELVELMKRMVFSRTLHERSMALAKQGRLGFYAPTLGQEASQMASSYAFTKDDWLFPGYRDIPQLIAHGLKISQGFLWSRGHVEGNNYPADLNAMPPQIIIGAQYIQAMGSARAQKLNGDKAVTFTYTGDGGSSQGDVYEGMNYASRYKAPIVFFIQNNGFAISTPRYKQTAAETLAQKAVSVGIPGVQVDGNDALAVYAVSKQAREWALAGNGPVLIETVTNRLGAHSTSGDDPKIYRTQEDMDSWTKREPLIRMRAFLEGKGLWSEEIENEYVEQVREEIKEAAKEADMAPKQTVTQFLENMFEVPGQNIQEQIEAYSAKEAK, encoded by the coding sequence ATGGCTAAATTACCAGTGGATTATGAAGCGCAGCTAGATGCTATCAGTGCTCAATTTCAAATGGTTCAAATTTTAGATGAAGACGGAAATGTTGTTAACCCTGACATCATGCCTGATTTATCAGATGAAGAATTAGTTGAGTTAATGAAACGTATGGTATTCTCACGTACACTTCATGAACGCTCAATGGCGTTGGCAAAACAAGGTCGTTTAGGTTTCTACGCACCTACTTTAGGTCAAGAAGCTTCTCAAATGGCAAGTTCTTATGCATTTACAAAAGATGACTGGTTGTTCCCAGGATATCGTGATATCCCTCAATTAATCGCTCACGGTTTAAAAATCTCTCAAGGATTCTTATGGTCTCGTGGACATGTTGAAGGTAACAACTACCCAGCTGATCTAAATGCAATGCCACCACAAATCATCATCGGTGCGCAATATATTCAAGCGATGGGTTCTGCTCGTGCACAAAAATTAAATGGTGACAAAGCTGTAACATTTACATATACAGGTGACGGTGGTTCATCACAAGGTGACGTATACGAAGGTATGAACTATGCTTCTCGTTATAAAGCACCAATTGTATTCTTTATCCAAAACAACGGTTTTGCGATCTCAACACCACGTTACAAACAAACAGCTGCTGAAACATTAGCGCAAAAAGCTGTATCTGTTGGTATCCCAGGTGTTCAAGTAGATGGTAACGATGCTTTAGCAGTCTACGCTGTATCTAAACAAGCACGGGAATGGGCATTAGCTGGTAATGGACCAGTTTTAATTGAAACAGTAACTAACCGCTTAGGTGCTCACTCTACTTCAGGTGATGATCCTAAGATCTACCGTACGCAAGAAGACATGGACAGCTGGACTAAACGTGAACCGTTAATCCGTATGCGTGCATTCTTAGAAGGTAAAGGTCTATGGTCTGAAGAAATCGAAAATGAATATGTAGAACAAGTTCGTGAAGAAATCAAAGAAGCTGCGAAAGAAGCTGACATGGCGCCTAAACAAACAGTTACTCAATTCTTAGAAAACATGTTCGAAGTGCCTGGACAAAATATTCAAGAACAAATTGAAGCATATTCAGCGAAGGAGGCTAAATAA
- a CDS encoding hydroxymethylglutaryl-CoA reductase, degradative, with product MSENPFKSYYKKSRQDRIDVLVEQEHITSDQAEFLKNGQGLPTEIADNMIENALSTYGLPYGLALNFLINDQEIQIPMVTEEPSVIAAASNGGKIIQQAGGFKSQVNQRLMTGQIAFTGLEDDAQALHFEAYVTKFVDDLLAVANAAYPSIVGRGGGARSIRSQYYPATASSAPFFIVYLTIDTQEAMGANMMNTMLEALKAHILGQVDFIANIDGLMAILSNYAVEATATATCEITAHLLDKGPISGVEVASKIALASQLAQVDVYRATTHNKGIMNGVDAFVLATGNDWRAIEAGVHAYAARDGQYRGLAKWTYDSDREILSGELTLPLALGAVGGSIGIHPTVQVTKSILGQSDAKHLMEIAVSLGLAQNFAAVRALVTEGIQAGHMQLQAKSLAIQAGADGDQEINAVVTALENADHKNLAAAKEILEKLRQE from the coding sequence ATGTCTGAAAATCCATTCAAATCCTACTATAAAAAGTCTCGTCAAGACCGTATCGATGTCTTAGTGGAACAAGAGCATATCACTAGTGACCAAGCTGAATTTTTAAAAAACGGCCAAGGTTTACCCACTGAAATTGCTGATAATATGATTGAAAATGCCCTCTCAACCTACGGACTTCCCTATGGTTTGGCCCTAAACTTTCTAATAAACGATCAAGAAATCCAAATTCCTATGGTGACTGAGGAACCTTCAGTGATTGCAGCTGCTTCAAATGGCGGTAAAATTATCCAGCAGGCAGGCGGTTTTAAAAGCCAGGTCAACCAGCGTCTGATGACTGGGCAAATTGCTTTTACCGGACTTGAAGATGACGCGCAGGCCTTACACTTTGAAGCGTATGTGACTAAATTTGTAGATGATTTACTGGCTGTTGCCAACGCTGCCTACCCTTCCATTGTTGGGCGCGGTGGTGGCGCGCGGTCCATCCGTAGTCAATACTATCCAGCAACCGCTAGTAGTGCCCCTTTCTTCATTGTGTATCTAACGATAGACACTCAGGAGGCGATGGGGGCCAATATGATGAATACCATGTTGGAGGCTTTGAAGGCGCATATTCTTGGACAGGTGGATTTTATTGCGAATATTGATGGGTTGATGGCTATCCTATCCAATTATGCGGTTGAAGCGACGGCAACGGCGACTTGTGAAATTACGGCCCATTTACTGGATAAAGGCCCTATTTCCGGGGTTGAAGTGGCCAGCAAAATCGCTTTAGCTAGCCAGTTGGCGCAGGTGGATGTTTACCGGGCGACCACACACAACAAGGGGATCATGAACGGGGTCGACGCTTTTGTATTGGCCACTGGAAATGACTGGCGGGCAATTGAAGCGGGTGTCCATGCCTACGCAGCTCGAGACGGCCAATACCGAGGCTTAGCCAAATGGACTTACGACAGTGACCGAGAAATTTTATCTGGTGAACTCACCCTACCGCTAGCCTTAGGCGCTGTTGGCGGGTCGATTGGGATCCACCCAACTGTGCAAGTAACCAAGTCAATTTTAGGTCAATCGGACGCTAAACATCTGATGGAAATTGCTGTTTCACTAGGGTTAGCGCAAAACTTTGCCGCAGTTCGGGCCCTTGTTACTGAAGGTATCCAAGCTGGCCACATGCAGTTACAAGCTAAATCATTGGCCATTCAAGCAGGTGCTGACGGCGACCAAGAAATTAATGCCGTAGTGACGGCCTTAGAAAACGCTGACCATAAGAACCTGGCCGCAGCCAAAGAAATTTTAGAAAAATTACGACAGGAATAA
- the thrC gene encoding threonine synthase: MQFKSTRNQDNIVTASQAIVQGLATDGGLYVPTEWPSIDLDWSELKEMTYQELAYFVMSIFFDDFSEADLKACIDGAYDEKFDTDVIAPLAKVGEDYYLELFHGPTIAFKDLALQILPHLMKKSAEMNANDKEIAILTATSGDTGKAAMAGFADVPGTKIIVFYPQGGVSTIQEKQMVTQKGDNTFVVAIEGNFDDAQTEVKRLFNDEALRADLAAENIQFSSANSMNIGRLIPQVVYYFYAYSQLVKHEEIEAGSPVNFVVPTGNFGDILAGYYAKKLGLPVGKLVCASNDNTVLYDFFNTGVYDKNREFKLTISPSMDILVSSNFERMLFHALGDNVAQLSALMNDLDEKGRYEFPADVSEKFASFLGEFADEDQTKAEIDRVYQEYDYLMDPHTGVASASLQKLKAKDALSGPSVVVSTASPYKFPQAVLTAIGQDVENATDDELVANIKSAGNRDYPNAIKEIQTAEVRHNRVSTVADMKETVVGILTRE, from the coding sequence ATGCAATTTAAAAGTACACGTAACCAGGATAATATTGTCACTGCTTCACAAGCTATTGTCCAAGGATTAGCAACTGATGGCGGGCTTTACGTCCCAACAGAATGGCCTAGCATTGACCTTGATTGGTCTGAATTAAAAGAGATGACCTACCAAGAATTGGCTTATTTTGTTATGTCTATCTTTTTTGATGACTTTTCAGAAGCAGATTTAAAAGCTTGTATTGATGGTGCTTACGATGAAAAATTCGATACGGATGTAATTGCGCCATTAGCAAAAGTGGGTGAAGATTATTATTTAGAATTATTCCATGGGCCAACGATTGCCTTTAAAGACTTGGCGCTACAAATCTTACCGCATCTAATGAAGAAGTCAGCTGAAATGAATGCCAACGACAAAGAGATTGCCATTTTGACAGCTACTTCAGGCGACACTGGTAAGGCAGCAATGGCTGGATTCGCAGATGTACCAGGTACAAAAATCATTGTTTTCTACCCGCAAGGTGGCGTTTCTACTATTCAAGAAAAACAAATGGTAACCCAAAAAGGGGACAACACCTTTGTGGTGGCGATTGAAGGGAACTTTGATGATGCGCAAACAGAAGTGAAACGCTTATTTAATGATGAAGCTTTACGCGCTGATTTAGCGGCAGAAAATATTCAATTCTCTTCAGCTAACTCAATGAATATCGGTCGTTTGATTCCTCAAGTAGTTTATTATTTCTATGCCTATTCCCAATTAGTGAAACATGAAGAAATCGAAGCGGGTAGTCCCGTTAATTTTGTGGTACCAACAGGAAACTTTGGTGATATCCTAGCTGGCTACTACGCGAAAAAATTAGGTTTACCAGTGGGCAAATTGGTTTGCGCTTCAAATGATAACACTGTCTTATACGACTTCTTTAACACGGGTGTTTATGATAAGAACCGTGAATTTAAATTAACGATTTCGCCATCAATGGACATCTTAGTTTCAAGTAACTTCGAGCGGATGTTATTCCACGCTTTAGGGGATAACGTGGCCCAATTATCTGCCTTAATGAATGACTTAGATGAAAAAGGGCGGTACGAATTCCCAGCTGACGTGAGCGAGAAATTTGCATCCTTCCTTGGCGAATTTGCCGACGAGGACCAAACTAAAGCTGAAATTGATCGCGTATATCAAGAATATGATTACTTAATGGACCCACATACTGGGGTAGCTTCAGCGAGTCTACAAAAATTGAAAGCCAAAGATGCCCTAAGTGGACCGAGCGTTGTTGTGTCAACAGCTAGCCCATACAAGTTCCCGCAAGCTGTTTTGACAGCTATTGGACAAGATGTTGAAAATGCGACTGACGATGAATTGGTAGCCAACATTAAATCTGCAGGAAACCGTGATTATCCAAATGCCATCAAAGAAATCCAAACTGCTGAAGTACGCCACAACCGTGTGTCGACTGTAGCGGATATGAAGGAAACAGTTGTGGGTATTTTAACTAGAGAATAA
- a CDS encoding 50S ribosomal protein L25, producing MKFTAQKRDGAGTSAAKQLRKEDLVPGVVYASDLDPINISLSVSDVEQIRRELGLNSVFDLELDGKTHTVYVREISQSALKPTIYNISLQAIKKGQKLEMPLSIVIVNEDALADQEGVASTTTLEINVVADPATAPDSVEVDVTGLAIGDSVTAGDLKLASDIELVTDAEEVVVAISAPVEEPEEVDPDAEVAEPELIDEKEGQIVEDTKN from the coding sequence ATGAAATTTACAGCTCAAAAACGTGATGGCGCTGGTACTTCAGCAGCTAAACAATTACGTAAAGAAGACTTAGTTCCCGGCGTTGTGTACGCAAGTGACTTAGATCCAATTAACATCTCATTGTCAGTATCTGATGTAGAACAAATTCGTCGTGAATTAGGTCTTAACTCAGTATTTGATTTAGAGTTAGATGGTAAGACACATACAGTTTACGTACGTGAAATTTCACAATCAGCGTTGAAACCAACTATCTACAACATTTCTTTACAAGCAATCAAAAAAGGTCAAAAACTTGAAATGCCATTATCTATCGTTATTGTTAACGAAGATGCTTTAGCAGATCAAGAAGGTGTAGCTTCTACGACAACACTTGAAATTAACGTTGTTGCTGACCCAGCAACTGCGCCAGATTCAGTTGAAGTTGACGTTACAGGCTTAGCTATTGGTGACTCAGTAACTGCTGGTGACTTAAAACTTGCTAGCGATATTGAATTAGTAACAGATGCTGAAGAGGTTGTTGTAGCTATTTCTGCTCCAGTTGAAGAGCCAGAAGAAGTTGACCCAGATGCAGAGGTTGCTGAACCAGAATTAATCGATGAAAAAGAAGGCCAAATTGTAGAAGATACTAAAAACTAA
- a CDS encoding iron-sulfur cluster biosynthesis family protein, which yields MKLFFSNKAINKLQSLSQLEHICLNDTQYLHISNEQEVDLVLRTNETDFSAYDEVLETHIGQVHVRKSALKFLGHDNRIDFDDFRQVFVLIVDGHVMNDNIYLQKAS from the coding sequence TTGAAGCTATTTTTTTCGAATAAAGCGATCAATAAATTGCAATCATTATCACAATTGGAACATATTTGTTTAAATGATACACAATATTTACATATTTCTAATGAACAGGAAGTTGACCTGGTTTTGCGGACCAATGAGACGGATTTTTCCGCCTACGACGAGGTACTAGAAACCCATATTGGCCAAGTTCACGTAAGAAAGAGTGCTTTAAAATTTTTAGGCCATGATAACCGCATTGATTTCGATGACTTTAGACAAGTTTTCGTTTTAATCGTTGATGGTCATGTAATGAACGATAATATCTACCTACAAAAAGCGTCATAA
- a CDS encoding alpha-ketoacid dehydrogenase subunit beta produces MANLTMIEAITEALDQEMARDEKVYIFGEDVGKNGGVFRATKGLFDKYGEERLSDTPLSESAIGGMAIGMALHGFRPVMEIQFFGFVFEVFDSIAGQMNRTRFRMGQTRNLPITIRSPFGGGVHTPEMHADSLEGLMAQTPGLKVVIPSNPHDAKGLLTAAIRDNDPVLFLEHMKLYRSFREEVPEEQYELEIGKANLVQEGSDVTIIAYGYMVREAIKAAEELGKNGVSAEIVDLRTVSPLDMETITKSVEKTGRVVIVQEAQRQAGVADKVASEISQRSILSLEEPIKVVAAPDTVFPFGMAENAWLPNATDIVAAANEITGK; encoded by the coding sequence ATGGCTAACTTAACAATGATTGAAGCAATCACTGAAGCACTAGATCAAGAAATGGCTCGCGATGAAAAAGTATATATTTTTGGTGAAGACGTTGGTAAAAACGGTGGTGTTTTCCGTGCGACTAAAGGTTTATTCGACAAATACGGCGAAGAACGTTTAAGCGATACCCCATTATCTGAATCAGCTATCGGTGGGATGGCAATTGGAATGGCATTACACGGCTTCCGTCCAGTAATGGAAATCCAATTCTTTGGTTTCGTATTTGAAGTATTTGACTCGATTGCTGGTCAAATGAACCGTACACGTTTCCGTATGGGCCAAACTCGTAACTTGCCTATCACTATCCGTTCACCATTTGGTGGTGGTGTGCATACACCAGAAATGCATGCGGACTCATTAGAAGGTTTAATGGCACAGACACCTGGATTGAAAGTTGTTATTCCATCAAACCCACATGATGCAAAAGGTTTATTAACTGCTGCTATTCGTGATAACGACCCAGTATTATTCTTAGAACATATGAAACTTTACCGTTCATTCCGTGAAGAAGTTCCTGAAGAACAATATGAGTTAGAAATCGGTAAAGCTAACCTAGTTCAAGAAGGTTCTGATGTAACAATCATTGCTTATGGCTACATGGTTCGTGAAGCAATCAAAGCGGCTGAAGAATTAGGTAAAAATGGCGTTTCTGCTGAAATCGTTGACTTACGTACAGTTTCTCCATTAGATATGGAAACTATTACAAAATCAGTTGAAAAAACTGGTCGCGTAGTAATCGTACAAGAAGCACAACGTCAAGCAGGTGTTGCTGATAAAGTGGCTTCAGAAATTTCTCAACGTAGCATTTTATCTCTAGAAGAACCTATTAAAGTTGTAGCTGCGCCAGATACAGTCTTCCCATTCGGTATGGCTGAAAATGCTTGGTTGCCAAATGCAACTGATATTGTTGCAGCTGCTAACGAAATTACAGGTAAATAA
- the thiT gene encoding energy-coupled thiamine transporter ThiT codes for MRSVKLNENIEAAITAVIAFIVSMIPIEIGPSFGVQISLAIIYIVAFRRGIRAGLLSGFLLGLIKFISGFASILTPVQGIIEYIFAFALAGLAGIFALQIQEAAKNNHEKNLFLYVGLATFIAIFAEYFVHFLAGVAFWGQYAPEGMSPWVYSGVMNAMSGLATWGACYAISYLLIKTNKKIILVEK; via the coding sequence ATGAGATCAGTTAAGTTAAATGAAAATATCGAGGCTGCTATTACAGCAGTAATTGCTTTTATAGTATCAATGATACCGATTGAAATTGGCCCAAGCTTTGGGGTCCAAATTTCACTAGCCATTATTTATATTGTAGCGTTTAGAAGAGGGATTCGTGCTGGTTTATTGTCAGGATTCTTGTTAGGACTGATTAAATTTATTTCTGGCTTTGCCAGTATTTTAACACCAGTACAAGGTATCATAGAATATATATTTGCCTTTGCCTTAGCTGGATTAGCGGGTATTTTTGCCCTACAAATCCAAGAAGCAGCAAAGAATAACCATGAAAAAAACTTATTCCTATACGTAGGACTAGCAACTTTCATCGCCATATTTGCAGAATACTTTGTCCACTTCCTAGCCGGTGTAGCCTTTTGGGGCCAATACGCACCAGAAGGCATGAGCCCGTGGGTGTACTCAGGTGTGATGAACGCCATGTCAGGACTTGCGACATGGGGCGCGTGCTATGCTATTTCTTACCTACTAATCAAAACCAATAAGAAAATTATCCTAGTTGAAAAATAA